A region from the Tahibacter amnicola genome encodes:
- a CDS encoding winged helix-turn-helix domain-containing protein: protein MRRNEPWKAPRVGQWLEPSARLTGQWALDAGKHRGCGGAGVGEANRDQEFVLADARVWPALLEIERGGERSRVEPRMMEVLVYLAQHAPQPVSRDALMEAVWPDRPVSEDSLNRIISRLRAVFDDDPRSPRLIETIPRRGYRLLQTPQQTEPETLSADAPAEGPAQASTYAAFDTSERIADLMASAPVPAQTATAVPPRPVFGYRSLWWMGAVVLLAAAGTVRDWSRPDAAEPPPAPRFGVLTAYPGKETSVAFDRTGQRAVFTWDGEAPGNRDLYLRDVIGGLPQRLTRDPADDHAAVFAPDGEHLAFVRSDAQAQCSVRWLNLSTGEERELVTCHPMAHTRLAVTPDGGRVIFNDTPGLTSGRLVEVRLDNPVRRDLTSPPPGAHDHFPAVSHDGRWVAFTRLGDLGGQDIFRMPAEGGVPERLTYQDAAIFNLAWTPRGDILYVSDKNGGQGFWRVRPGKVPQWLGLSESDVQFPALSGDGHLLSFERVQLQSGLWHSRLSTDRSGGRAVMPSSRQDWFPRYSADGRQLVFSSNRSGQFGVWLVDADGGVPRALREGLGLSPVAPSFAPDGTRVIYSERQQHNADICVITVTDGSRHCPVSDPANDVHPLFTPDGKSIVFASNRAGTYHLYRAAADGSAVTRISDTPAVAPLPLADGRLLFMRFGRPGLWVREIEGAERELHPGLPALSFRNFDSDGVDAWFIDQRGHLLRIPLPGGEAVDLGELAGAGERSGFTLCPVSDGYAYARIERDEIDLALVQGLFDAGDWR, encoded by the coding sequence GTGCGCCGGAACGAACCGTGGAAGGCACCGCGGGTCGGGCAGTGGCTTGAGCCTTCCGCGCGGCTGACCGGACAATGGGCCCTCGATGCCGGCAAGCACCGCGGGTGCGGGGGAGCGGGAGTGGGCGAGGCCAATCGCGATCAGGAGTTTGTGCTGGCCGACGCGCGCGTCTGGCCGGCCCTGCTGGAGATCGAGCGCGGCGGCGAGCGCAGCCGCGTCGAGCCGCGCATGATGGAGGTGCTTGTCTATCTGGCGCAGCACGCCCCCCAGCCGGTCAGCCGGGATGCGTTGATGGAGGCCGTCTGGCCTGATCGCCCTGTATCGGAAGATTCGCTCAACCGGATCATCTCGCGCCTGCGCGCCGTGTTTGACGATGACCCGCGCAGCCCGCGCCTGATCGAAACCATTCCCCGGCGCGGGTATCGCCTGTTGCAGACGCCGCAGCAGACGGAGCCGGAGACGCTGAGCGCCGACGCGCCGGCGGAAGGTCCCGCGCAGGCCAGTACCTACGCGGCGTTCGACACCTCCGAGCGCATTGCGGACCTGATGGCGTCAGCGCCGGTGCCGGCGCAGACGGCCACGGCGGTGCCACCCCGGCCCGTGTTCGGTTACCGGTCGCTCTGGTGGATGGGAGCGGTCGTCCTGCTCGCGGCGGCCGGCACGGTGCGCGACTGGTCGCGTCCGGATGCCGCCGAGCCGCCGCCGGCGCCACGATTCGGCGTACTGACGGCCTATCCGGGCAAGGAGACGTCGGTCGCCTTTGATCGCACGGGCCAGCGTGCCGTCTTCACCTGGGACGGCGAGGCACCGGGAAATCGCGACCTCTACCTGCGTGACGTTATCGGCGGGCTGCCGCAGCGATTGACCCGCGATCCCGCCGACGACCATGCCGCCGTCTTCGCGCCGGACGGCGAGCACCTGGCCTTCGTCCGGTCGGATGCGCAGGCCCAGTGCTCGGTGCGCTGGCTGAATCTGAGCACTGGCGAGGAGCGCGAGCTGGTGACCTGCCATCCCATGGCGCACACGCGGCTCGCCGTGACCCCGGACGGCGGGCGCGTCATCTTCAACGACACGCCAGGATTGACCAGCGGACGACTGGTGGAGGTGCGCCTGGACAATCCCGTACGGCGCGACCTCACCTCGCCGCCGCCGGGCGCACACGATCACTTTCCGGCCGTCAGTCACGATGGTCGCTGGGTCGCCTTCACCCGGCTGGGTGATCTGGGCGGGCAGGATATTTTCCGCATGCCGGCAGAGGGTGGGGTCCCCGAACGCCTCACGTACCAGGACGCTGCGATCTTCAACCTGGCATGGACCCCGCGCGGCGACATCCTCTACGTGAGCGACAAGAACGGCGGGCAGGGGTTCTGGCGCGTGCGTCCGGGGAAAGTGCCGCAGTGGCTGGGGTTGTCGGAAAGCGATGTGCAGTTCCCGGCGTTGAGCGGTGACGGCCACCTGCTGAGCTTTGAGCGGGTGCAGTTGCAGTCGGGCCTGTGGCACAGCCGGCTGTCGACGGATCGCAGCGGCGGGCGGGCGGTGATGCCGTCCTCGCGGCAGGACTGGTTTCCCCGCTATTCGGCCGACGGCAGGCAATTGGTGTTCAGCAGCAATCGCAGTGGCCAGTTCGGCGTGTGGCTGGTCGACGCTGACGGCGGCGTGCCGCGCGCGCTGCGCGAAGGGCTGGGCCTGTCGCCCGTCGCACCGTCGTTCGCGCCGGACGGTACGCGCGTGATCTATTCCGAGCGGCAGCAGCACAACGCGGATATCTGCGTCATCACTGTGACTGACGGAAGCCGTCACTGCCCGGTCAGTGACCCCGCCAACGACGTGCACCCGCTGTTCACCCCGGACGGGAAGTCGATCGTGTTCGCCTCCAACCGGGCCGGCACCTACCACCTGTATCGCGCGGCAGCGGACGGCAGTGCGGTGACGCGGATCAGCGACACGCCCGCGGTGGCTCCGCTGCCCTTGGCGGACGGGCGGCTTCTCTTCATGCGCTTCGGGCGTCCGGGCCTCTGGGTGCGCGAGATCGAGGGCGCCGAACGGGAGTTGCATCCGGGCCTGCCGGCGCTGTCCTTCCGAAATTTCGACAGCGATGGCGTGGATGCCTGGTTCATCGACCAGCGCGGACACCTGCTGCGGATACCCCTGCCCGGCGGCGAGGCCGTCGACCTGGGCGAACTGGCCGGCGCGGGCGAACGATCGGGTTTCACCCTGTGCCCGGTCAGCGACGGCTATGCCTATGCGCGCATCGAGCGCGATGAAATCGATCTTGCCCTGGTGCAGGGACTCTTCGATGCCGGTGACTGGCGTTGA
- a CDS encoding FG-GAP repeat domain-containing protein, whose translation MLHIPTSRIRPRRTGRAAGLAALVLSPLLSAADLPIDSGVPIGTNFGAVASLQLADLDGDGDQDVIGASSNTATIMGWYRNGLTYTARTISSMAAGVRSVAVGDIDRDGDLDLVGALNGAHQVIWWEQTSVGWSPHPIASVLDAWSVTLADVNADGTLDVIGTALNANRVFTFINRSNGTDWAEVATDTALPKASSVAAGDLDGDGDQDLVATAFGGTSVKWYENRAAGAGGAWVARTVTDDITAPLDARLADIDRDGDLDVTLGGGDGVYWYENEGNAHGWIAHQTGPALPNVLKTIPVDLDQDGDADLVSTSTSAHLLLWRENIDGRGTQWTERRLDVGLFQANAVVAGDVDRDGDLDVVAGGTEGDVGLYRNWRLHRKFFFHSSQQRDIQVPMHAQRARLADLDRDGDLDGIGIAYANQPGPAGMLVRWINDGTGQFSAPLNFGAGQHADLALADVNRDGVVDAVAAGAELAWYGWHTGTWTRYGIAKTPEMSHAIGVAAADFNRDGRTDVAIADDVEGAVYAWINVDGGNTWTRQVVATGITGVNGIASGDFDRDGRTDLGTISTDGTVRWYRNGSAGWIATLATSGIEQPTGIAARDIDSDGDLDLLVSQSAGTTLVKNNANATSWTPRIGLRDPGDYGYTAISAADFDTDGDADLAVSAADMGMLFWGENDDSVYLTGWVGFDTLPGAVDLDSGDIDGDGDPDLIGAGRKITPASGVRWWRNFGGQYELLASNTPSGTVPAGRASVLMAATIWHQGNQDDLDLKIARLNLYFESAPGVPLTSAEANALIQRVHVYTDNGNGVLDPMDTVAATVEDLSLSDGVLAIDDSTAQSLFQVSTFSQQRYFIVPTYVANPPALPARFRATFLGVTDGAGRPASLVRDTYGVALSNSATSNGATGFLVVDADTFFRDGFEPRQSSTTDFTP comes from the coding sequence ATGCTCCATATACCGACTTCACGAATCAGGCCGCGCCGAACCGGCCGCGCCGCCGGCCTCGCCGCGCTGGTCCTGAGTCCTCTGCTTTCCGCCGCGGACCTGCCCATCGACAGCGGCGTACCGATCGGCACGAACTTCGGCGCGGTCGCTTCACTGCAACTGGCCGACCTTGACGGCGACGGCGACCAGGACGTGATCGGCGCCTCCAGTAACACCGCCACGATCATGGGCTGGTACCGCAACGGGCTCACGTACACCGCGCGTACGATCTCGTCGATGGCCGCCGGCGTGCGCAGCGTCGCCGTCGGCGACATCGACCGCGACGGCGACCTGGACCTCGTGGGCGCGCTCAACGGCGCGCACCAGGTGATCTGGTGGGAACAGACCAGCGTCGGCTGGTCGCCGCATCCGATTGCCAGCGTGCTGGACGCCTGGTCCGTCACCCTGGCGGATGTCAACGCCGACGGCACGCTGGATGTCATCGGCACGGCGCTGAACGCCAACCGCGTCTTCACCTTCATCAACCGCAGCAACGGAACCGACTGGGCCGAAGTGGCCACCGACACCGCGCTGCCGAAGGCCTCGTCAGTGGCCGCGGGCGATCTCGATGGCGATGGCGACCAGGACCTGGTCGCCACCGCCTTCGGCGGCACATCGGTCAAGTGGTACGAAAACCGTGCGGCGGGTGCCGGCGGCGCCTGGGTGGCGCGCACGGTCACGGACGACATCACCGCACCGCTGGATGCGCGCCTGGCCGACATCGACCGCGACGGCGACCTCGATGTCACGCTAGGCGGCGGTGACGGCGTGTACTGGTACGAGAACGAAGGCAACGCGCACGGCTGGATCGCCCACCAGACCGGGCCGGCACTGCCGAATGTTCTCAAGACCATCCCGGTGGACCTGGACCAGGACGGCGACGCGGACCTGGTTTCCACCAGCACCAGCGCGCATCTGCTGCTCTGGCGTGAAAACATCGACGGCCGCGGCACGCAGTGGACGGAACGCCGGCTGGACGTGGGCCTGTTCCAAGCCAATGCCGTGGTCGCCGGCGACGTCGACCGCGACGGCGACCTGGACGTCGTTGCCGGCGGCACGGAAGGCGACGTCGGGCTGTACCGCAACTGGCGCCTGCATCGGAAGTTCTTCTTTCATTCCTCGCAGCAGCGCGACATCCAGGTGCCGATGCATGCGCAGCGCGCCCGCCTGGCGGACCTGGATCGCGACGGCGATCTCGACGGCATCGGCATCGCCTATGCCAATCAACCCGGCCCCGCCGGCATGCTGGTGCGCTGGATCAACGACGGTACCGGGCAATTCTCCGCGCCCCTGAACTTCGGCGCCGGACAGCACGCGGATCTGGCACTGGCCGACGTCAATCGCGACGGCGTCGTTGACGCCGTGGCCGCTGGCGCGGAGCTGGCCTGGTACGGCTGGCACACGGGAACGTGGACGCGCTACGGCATCGCCAAGACACCGGAGATGAGCCATGCCATCGGCGTGGCAGCGGCCGACTTCAACCGCGACGGCCGCACCGACGTGGCGATCGCCGACGATGTCGAGGGCGCCGTGTATGCCTGGATCAACGTCGACGGCGGCAACACCTGGACCCGCCAGGTCGTTGCCACGGGGATCACCGGCGTCAACGGCATCGCCAGCGGTGACTTCGACCGCGACGGCCGCACCGATCTGGGCACCATCAGCACTGACGGCACGGTGCGCTGGTATCGCAACGGCAGTGCCGGCTGGATCGCGACGCTCGCCACCAGTGGCATCGAACAGCCCACCGGTATCGCCGCGCGTGACATCGACAGCGACGGCGACCTGGACCTCCTGGTCAGCCAGTCGGCCGGCACGACCCTGGTCAAGAACAACGCGAACGCCACGAGCTGGACGCCGCGCATCGGCCTGCGTGATCCGGGCGATTACGGTTACACCGCCATCAGCGCCGCCGATTTCGACACCGACGGTGATGCCGACCTCGCCGTTTCTGCAGCGGACATGGGCATGCTGTTCTGGGGCGAGAACGACGACTCAGTGTATCTGACGGGGTGGGTCGGCTTCGACACGTTGCCCGGTGCAGTCGACCTGGACAGCGGCGATATCGACGGCGACGGCGATCCGGATCTCATCGGTGCGGGACGCAAGATCACGCCCGCCAGCGGCGTGCGCTGGTGGCGCAACTTCGGCGGTCAGTACGAGTTGCTCGCATCGAACACACCGTCCGGCACGGTTCCCGCCGGCCGGGCCAGCGTGCTGATGGCGGCGACGATCTGGCACCAGGGCAACCAGGACGATCTGGACCTGAAGATCGCCCGGCTCAATCTGTACTTCGAGAGCGCGCCCGGCGTTCCCCTTACCAGTGCCGAAGCCAATGCGCTGATCCAGCGTGTACACGTCTACACCGACAACGGAAACGGCGTGCTCGACCCGATGGACACGGTGGCCGCCACGGTCGAGGACCTCAGCCTTTCCGACGGCGTGCTGGCAATCGACGACAGCACGGCCCAATCCCTTTTCCAGGTGTCGACGTTCTCGCAGCAGCGCTACTTCATCGTTCCGACGTACGTGGCAAATCCACCCGCCTTGCCGGCCCGGTTTCGCGCCACGTTCCTCGGCGTGACCGATGGTGCCGGGCGGCCCGCCAGCCTGGTACGCGATACGTATGGTGTAGCACTCAGCAACAGCGCCACATCTAACGGCGCTACCGGATTCCTGGTGGTGGACGCCGACACCTTCTTCCGCGACGGCTTCGAGCCGCGCCAATCCTCCACCACGGACTTCACGCCATGA
- a CDS encoding YybH family protein, producing the protein MNRLLCHVTALLVALSSSCALADDHAGTAASATLPGDSQLLGDRTKAREVWTVFQQWLDAYAQKRLEQVMAIFDPDVVFSFQGVPDQGWPALQRSYRDDFARNAPGQRWRARLEEISADGRLAYVRSSWELVRTDAQGQDSVVTTNRSIDVLRRDDSGRWRIFRSLNYPQKP; encoded by the coding sequence ATGAACCGATTGCTGTGTCACGTCACCGCGCTGCTAGTTGCGCTGTCCTCGTCCTGCGCCCTTGCCGACGACCATGCTGGTACCGCGGCATCCGCGACGCTTCCCGGCGACTCTCAATTGCTGGGTGACCGCACCAAGGCCCGCGAGGTATGGACGGTCTTCCAGCAATGGCTGGACGCCTATGCCCAGAAGCGCCTGGAGCAGGTCATGGCGATCTTCGACCCTGACGTGGTGTTCAGCTTCCAGGGCGTTCCCGACCAGGGCTGGCCGGCGCTGCAACGCAGCTACCGCGACGATTTCGCGCGCAATGCCCCCGGGCAGCGCTGGCGCGCGCGCCTGGAGGAAATCAGTGCGGACGGCCGGCTGGCCTACGTGCGTTCGTCCTGGGAACTGGTGCGCACGGACGCCCAGGGGCAGGACAGTGTCGTCACCACCAACCGTTCGATTGACGTACTCCGGCGCGATGACTCAGGACGATGGCGCATCTTCCGATCGCTGAACTATCCGCAGAAGCCCTGA
- a CDS encoding TlpA family protein disulfide reductase: MSVKRTIGVIALALAAGTAGLVSGTFLTGQVPPPWITSPLSRTEFGRKLADAWIEAAAPRAPQGVVVAGKGDRRPDLSLLQLDGSTTELAQWDGKVVLLNFWATWCAPCREEMPALDKFQQAWSPKGVQVVGLALDDAASVKEFLAGTPVAYPIVLPPPSAPQVATQFGNTYGVLPFSVLIGRDGRIVATRPGALKQEFLEEWIAPHL; encoded by the coding sequence ATGAGCGTCAAACGCACCATTGGGGTCATCGCCCTGGCGCTGGCGGCCGGCACGGCCGGCCTGGTTTCCGGCACCTTCCTCACCGGGCAGGTACCGCCGCCCTGGATTACCTCGCCCCTCAGCCGTACCGAGTTTGGTCGCAAGCTCGCCGATGCCTGGATCGAAGCCGCTGCGCCGCGCGCACCGCAGGGTGTCGTCGTTGCCGGCAAGGGCGACCGCCGCCCCGACCTTTCCCTGCTGCAACTGGATGGCAGCACCACGGAGCTGGCGCAATGGGACGGCAAGGTCGTCTTGCTCAATTTCTGGGCGACCTGGTGCGCGCCCTGCCGCGAGGAGATGCCTGCCCTGGACAAGTTCCAGCAGGCCTGGTCGCCCAAGGGCGTGCAGGTGGTCGGACTGGCACTGGACGATGCGGCTTCGGTGAAGGAATTTCTGGCGGGTACGCCGGTGGCCTATCCCATCGTCCTGCCGCCGCCGTCCGCGCCGCAAGTCGCCACGCAATTTGGCAATACCTACGGCGTATTGCCGTTCAGCGTGCTGATCGGCCGCGACGGCCGCATCGTGGCGACGCGCCCCGGCGCGCTCAAGCAGGAATTCCTGGAAGAGTGGATTGCGCCGCATCTTTGA
- a CDS encoding FG-GAP repeat domain-containing protein: MINPLFRYCAVFLAAMAPVLAGATAIPFATPVDAGHDFGEVADLHWADMDADGDDDIVGVSATDHRIIVWSHEVDDTWRPVTVALAAAQPRSVDVGDIDDDGDLDILTASPGAVPSGTGGRIDWWENRGESWQMHPVAAYPGAVAASLADTNGDGSLDVVAGSVTMGRTGVFMNRDRGANWSTSHMVDSAIPGASALDTGDFDGDGDTDVAALSMSSNRLYWYENASGDSTRWDRHVVWENPGAPSALDAADVDRDGDLDLAVGNGHFLHWYENTGEARGWARHETGASVQRVRTVQVRDLDGDSDHDLVMSTVVANTVLWRENRDGSGRDWASYTISSGTEGSTLISLADPDNDGDLDIAGGQSDGMVRVYPNVRMHSQAQFGARRQIWGIEPTGYYGMGGFRVADLDNDGDPDVIGIGMYPSNLFRGFNTGAGWDIRLDTLVGDALAVGDINRDGKPDAVANDRSGGRLIWYSNVGQRSALVPVELASGTPSVVSVELADLDDDGDVDVVAGNESTHAVDWWANLDGAGGRWEKRAVGAMTAPRTLAVADFDHDGDSDLAVSQYRDGSGNTAATHWFSNPGRGGGTWNRGIVHDQRYNYGSGDLQPIDIDHDGDIDLFGPGFNGQFNFYLNTRWTGGWDRHGFPTGGIAVPNSTHAADLDDDGDLDFAITGDNAATWVEWDRPNFIPHALDTGLYAAWISSPHSLAVVDVDGNGTQDVIASAPSSVAGLHWWPSTRGHYRLDGHPVAGATIGPGNDVGLLGVRMRHLGRRADPSSRLRTLRLQWDDANGTPLTADALRGLIQRISLFVDDGDGRWEPHADTRVGYFDTAGLTLVDGLLSLDLSDPTATAMLEVAATGTRQWYVAATIPSSPATPPSGAIRVTLLNDPQGPHSEVSYRDYPIALQPAATGNTGSGLVTVIGDRLFSSDFESLRRAHEDRP; encoded by the coding sequence ATGATTAATCCACTTTTTCGCTATTGCGCGGTGTTCCTGGCCGCGATGGCGCCGGTGCTGGCCGGCGCAACCGCCATCCCCTTCGCAACGCCGGTCGATGCCGGCCATGATTTCGGCGAGGTGGCGGACCTGCACTGGGCCGACATGGATGCGGACGGGGACGACGACATTGTCGGCGTGTCCGCCACGGATCACCGCATCATCGTCTGGAGCCACGAGGTGGATGACACCTGGCGGCCCGTGACCGTCGCCCTGGCAGCGGCGCAGCCGCGCAGCGTCGACGTCGGCGATATCGACGACGACGGCGACCTGGACATCCTCACCGCGTCGCCCGGCGCAGTGCCCAGCGGCACCGGCGGGCGCATCGACTGGTGGGAGAACCGCGGCGAGTCCTGGCAGATGCATCCGGTCGCCGCCTATCCCGGCGCAGTGGCGGCGTCGCTGGCCGACACCAATGGCGATGGCAGCCTCGACGTCGTCGCCGGCTCGGTCACGATGGGTCGGACGGGCGTGTTCATGAACCGGGATCGGGGGGCGAACTGGAGCACCTCGCATATGGTCGACAGCGCGATTCCGGGCGCATCGGCGCTGGATACCGGCGATTTCGACGGTGACGGCGACACGGACGTTGCTGCCCTCTCGATGAGCAGCAACCGGCTGTACTGGTACGAAAACGCCTCGGGCGACAGCACGCGCTGGGACCGCCACGTCGTCTGGGAGAACCCGGGCGCGCCCAGCGCCCTGGATGCCGCCGATGTCGACCGGGACGGCGACCTGGACCTGGCAGTCGGCAACGGCCATTTCCTGCACTGGTACGAAAACACCGGCGAGGCCCGGGGATGGGCGCGGCACGAAACCGGCGCATCTGTACAGCGCGTACGTACCGTCCAGGTGCGCGACCTCGACGGCGATTCCGATCACGACCTGGTCATGAGCACCGTGGTCGCCAACACCGTGCTCTGGCGCGAGAACCGCGATGGATCCGGCCGGGATTGGGCCAGCTACACCATCAGCAGCGGCACCGAGGGCTCTACCCTGATCAGCCTGGCAGACCCGGACAACGACGGCGATCTGGATATCGCCGGCGGCCAGTCCGACGGCATGGTCCGCGTGTATCCCAACGTGCGCATGCACAGCCAGGCGCAGTTCGGCGCCCGACGGCAAATCTGGGGCATCGAGCCGACCGGCTATTACGGCATGGGCGGCTTCCGCGTGGCAGACCTCGACAATGACGGTGACCCGGACGTGATCGGCATCGGCATGTACCCCAGCAACCTGTTTCGTGGTTTCAACACGGGTGCGGGCTGGGACATCCGGCTGGATACGCTGGTCGGCGACGCACTGGCCGTCGGCGACATCAACCGGGACGGCAAGCCCGACGCCGTGGCCAACGATCGTTCCGGTGGCCGCCTCATCTGGTACAGCAACGTGGGCCAGCGTTCCGCGCTTGTTCCCGTTGAACTGGCCAGCGGTACGCCGTCCGTCGTGTCCGTGGAACTGGCCGACCTGGACGACGATGGCGACGTGGATGTCGTCGCCGGCAACGAAAGCACCCATGCGGTGGACTGGTGGGCCAATCTCGATGGCGCTGGCGGCCGCTGGGAAAAGCGCGCCGTTGGCGCGATGACCGCGCCGCGCACCCTTGCGGTGGCGGACTTCGACCACGACGGCGATAGTGACCTCGCGGTTTCCCAGTACCGCGACGGCAGCGGCAATACCGCGGCGACGCACTGGTTTTCCAATCCCGGCCGCGGCGGCGGCACGTGGAATCGCGGCATCGTGCACGACCAGCGCTACAACTATGGATCAGGCGACCTGCAGCCCATCGACATCGACCACGACGGTGACATCGATCTGTTCGGCCCCGGGTTCAATGGCCAGTTCAATTTCTACCTGAACACCCGGTGGACCGGCGGCTGGGACCGCCACGGCTTCCCGACGGGCGGCATCGCTGTTCCCAATTCAACGCACGCGGCCGACCTGGACGACGACGGCGACCTGGATTTCGCCATCACCGGCGACAACGCCGCCACCTGGGTGGAATGGGACCGGCCGAACTTCATCCCTCATGCGCTGGATACGGGCTTGTACGCCGCCTGGATCTCATCACCCCATTCACTGGCGGTGGTGGACGTCGATGGCAACGGAACGCAAGACGTCATCGCCAGCGCACCCTCGTCGGTGGCCGGTCTGCACTGGTGGCCGTCGACACGGGGACACTATCGGCTGGATGGCCATCCAGTCGCCGGCGCCACGATCGGGCCGGGCAACGACGTCGGATTGCTGGGAGTACGGATGCGCCACCTGGGCCGTCGTGCCGATCCCTCGTCGCGGTTACGCACGCTGCGGCTGCAGTGGGACGACGCCAATGGCACGCCACTGACCGCCGATGCGCTGCGCGGGCTGATTCAACGCATCAGCCTGTTCGTGGACGACGGCGACGGTCGCTGGGAGCCCCATGCCGACACCCGCGTGGGGTACTTTGACACGGCCGGCCTGACCCTGGTCGACGGGCTGCTGAGCCTGGACCTGTCGGACCCGACGGCCACGGCGATGCTGGAAGTCGCTGCGACCGGTACTCGCCAGTGGTACGTTGCGGCCACCATTCCGTCCTCGCCGGCGACGCCGCCGTCGGGCGCGATCCGGGTGACGCTGCTCAACGATCCGCAGGGTCCGCACAGCGAAGTGAGCTATCGCGACTACCCGATCGCGCTGCAGCCTGCGGCAACGGGCAATACCGGCAGCGGCCTGGTGACGGTGATCGGCGATCGGCTTTTCAGCAGCGATTTCGAGTCGTTGCGGCGCGCGCACGAGGATCGGCCATGA